A region from the Andrena cerasifolii isolate SP2316 chromosome 11, iyAndCera1_principal, whole genome shotgun sequence genome encodes:
- the LOC143374899 gene encoding uncharacterized protein LOC143374899: protein MYNAIEQTDDSEDLRCTPSTREPTIYTCSDCKYESKRHFNVMRHWKRIHWEQKLRICCGSQFFSKGDYYIHCEQLHPETRSYANISRNKYKITSDTIAIPDGAVTTRPRYNKREASSCLKTKENLIINQRFSERIRVRQQRQVKSIVSIKYSVTCSDIDMEDVPLISFLTDRRLKTYIKRFSPATLVNKTSDVTKGKPNETVKIAISSKENIEKAASDNGAENVGAKVSNSSVSSFTELPAKKLLLHRFRTSVKREIEIPLREQNNNIYGQVNFAQHQTEEMIVPVLQNRSTYSQRSIRANKENVPKFAFSLEQHLDIKLDRGITVPRVTQLHRDFLASIDFDQYKIF from the exons ATGTACAACGCGATCGAGCAAAC TGATGACAGTGAAGATCTTCGATGCACACCTTCTACAAGGGAGCCAACAATTTACACCTGCTCCGATTGCAAATACGAAAGCAAACGCCATTTCAACGTGATGCGTCACTGGAAGAGAATCCATTGGGAACAGAAATTGCGCATTTGTTGTG GGAGCCAATTCTTCAGCAAAGGCGATTACTACATCCACTGCGAGCAGCTGCATCCCGAGACAAGATCATACGCGAACATATCTAGGAACAAGTACAAAATTACTAGCGACACGATCGCGATCCCTGATGGAGCTGTTACTACCAGGCCCCGTTACAACAAACGAGAAGCGAGTTCCTGCTTGAAAACGAAGGAGAACTTAATCATCAATCAGAGATTCTCCGAAAGGATTCGCGTCAGGCAGCAGAGGCAAGTGAAGTCTATAGTGAGCATCAAGTATTCGGTGACTTGCAGCGACATCGACATGGAGGATGTGCCTTTGATAAGTTTCCTCACCGATCGCCGGCTGAAAACGTACATCAAGAGATTTTCTCCGGCCACGTTGGTAAACAAGACCAGTGACGTGACGAAGGGAAAGCCGAATGAGACCGTAAAGATCGCAATCTCGTCTAAGGAAAACATCGAAAAGGCGGCGTCTGATAATGGCGCGGAAAACGTTGGAGCGAAAGTTTCCAATTCATCAGTCTCCTCCTTCACGGAGCTGCCTGCGAAAAAACTTCTTCTGCATAGATTCAGGACGAGCGTCAAGCGCGAGATCGAGATACCACTGCGGGAGCAAAATAACAACATCTACGGGCAGGTGAATTTTGCGCAGCATCAGACCGAAGAAATGATTGTTCCTGTGCTCCAAAATCGATCGACCTACTCGCAACGGTCCATCAGGGCGAACAAAGAAAATGTACCCAAGTTCGCGTTCAGCTTGGAGCAGCATTTAGACATAAAGCTCGACAGGGGAATCACTGTGCCGAGGGTCACTCAGCTGCATCGCGACTTTCTGGCTTCTATTGATTTCGACcagtacaaaatattttaa